One window of Pseudomonas sp. ML2-2023-3 genomic DNA carries:
- a CDS encoding GlxA family transcriptional regulator: MHAKDFFHLASLRHGKQLGRGLTPTFETRLVSPDGKPAVSFSNVVLPVDGGLEDSDIIILPAFGEDFDTICQRYPQVLPWLREQHARGAVLCAEATGVFWLAEAGLLDGKEATTYWRFFDTFAQRYPEVHLNQDKHLTDADNLYCAGGPTSACDLYIYMIERFCGANIAQAVARDILYEVQRNYTPGRIGFGGQKLHQDVIILQIQQWLEDHFADKFRFEDVARDHGMSIRNFMRRFQLATGDKPLHYLQRLRIETAKGLLSASRKSIKTISYDVGYDDASFFARLFRQHTELSPNQYRQQFLQAGVKQVA, translated from the coding sequence ATGCATGCCAAGGACTTTTTTCATCTCGCCAGCCTGCGTCATGGCAAGCAATTGGGCCGCGGTCTTACCCCCACCTTCGAGACGCGGCTGGTGAGCCCCGACGGCAAACCCGCAGTCAGCTTCAGCAATGTAGTGCTCCCCGTCGATGGCGGCCTGGAGGACTCCGACATCATCATCCTCCCGGCTTTCGGGGAAGACTTCGACACAATCTGCCAGCGTTACCCGCAAGTCCTGCCGTGGCTGCGCGAGCAGCATGCTCGCGGCGCAGTCCTGTGCGCGGAAGCCACCGGGGTATTCTGGCTCGCAGAAGCCGGGCTGCTGGATGGCAAGGAAGCAACCACGTACTGGCGTTTTTTCGACACGTTTGCCCAGCGCTATCCTGAGGTTCACCTCAATCAGGACAAGCACCTCACTGACGCAGACAATCTCTACTGCGCCGGCGGGCCGACCTCTGCCTGCGACCTCTACATCTACATGATCGAACGTTTCTGCGGCGCCAACATTGCCCAGGCCGTGGCCCGCGACATTCTTTACGAGGTGCAGCGCAACTACACCCCCGGGCGCATTGGCTTTGGCGGCCAGAAGCTGCACCAGGACGTGATCATTCTGCAAATCCAGCAATGGCTCGAAGACCACTTTGCCGACAAGTTTCGCTTTGAAGACGTCGCTCGCGATCATGGCATGAGCATCCGCAACTTCATGCGCCGCTTTCAGCTAGCCACGGGTGACAAACCCCTGCACTACCTGCAACGCCTGCGCATAGAAACGGCCAAGGGACTGCTTTCGGCCTCGCGCAAAAGCATCAAGACCATCAGCTACGACGTGGGCTATGACGACGCGAGTTTCTTTGCCCGACTGTTTCGCCAGCACACTGAGTTGTCACCGAACCAATATCGGCAGCAGTTCTTGCAGGCGGGCGTAAAACAGGTGGCTTGA
- the zapE gene encoding cell division protein ZapE, whose translation MTPLERYQVDLKRPDFFHDAAQENAVRHLQRLYDDLVAASQSKPGLFGKLFGKKELTPVKGIYFWGGVGRGKTYLVDTFFDALPFKQKMRTHFHRFMKRVHEEMRTLNGEKNPLTIIAKRFSDEARVICFDEFFVSDITDAMILGTLMEELFKNGVTLVATSNIVPDGLYKDGLQRARFLPAIALIKQNTEIVNVDSGVDYRLRHLEQAELFHFPLDEASEKSLRESFKALTHNSTRAIEGDDLIIENRTIRALRTCDDVAWFDFRELCDGPRSQNDYIELGKIFNAVIISGVEQMDVKTDDIARRFINMVDEFYDRNVKLIISAEVELKDLYTGGRLNFEFQRTLSRLLEMQSHEYLTRAHKP comes from the coding sequence ATGACGCCTCTAGAACGATATCAAGTTGATCTGAAACGCCCGGACTTCTTTCACGATGCCGCACAGGAAAATGCCGTGCGCCATCTGCAGCGCCTGTACGACGACCTGGTGGCGGCTTCCCAAAGCAAGCCGGGCCTGTTCGGCAAGCTGTTCGGCAAAAAAGAGCTGACGCCGGTCAAGGGCATCTACTTCTGGGGTGGCGTAGGCCGGGGCAAGACGTATCTGGTCGACACGTTCTTCGACGCGTTGCCGTTCAAGCAGAAGATGCGTACTCACTTCCACCGCTTCATGAAGCGCGTGCACGAAGAGATGCGTACCCTCAATGGCGAAAAGAACCCGTTGACCATCATTGCCAAGCGCTTCTCGGATGAAGCACGGGTGATCTGCTTTGACGAATTCTTTGTGTCGGACATTACCGATGCAATGATTCTGGGCACCTTGATGGAAGAGCTGTTCAAAAACGGCGTTACCCTGGTTGCGACGTCGAACATCGTGCCGGACGGTTTGTACAAGGACGGCTTGCAGCGCGCGCGCTTTTTGCCTGCCATTGCACTGATCAAGCAAAACACCGAGATCGTCAACGTCGACAGCGGCGTCGACTACCGTCTGCGTCATCTGGAGCAGGCCGAACTGTTCCACTTCCCGCTGGACGAGGCTTCAGAGAAAAGTTTGCGCGAGAGCTTCAAGGCGCTGACGCACAACTCTACCCGGGCGATTGAAGGCGATGACCTGATCATCGAAAACCGTACCATTCGCGCCCTTCGCACTTGCGATGACGTGGCCTGGTTCGATTTTCGCGAATTGTGCGACGGCCCGCGTAGCCAGAATGACTACATCGAGCTGGGTAAAATCTTCAACGCTGTGATCATCAGCGGTGTGGAGCAGATGGACGTTAAAACCGACGACATCGCCCGACGCTTTATCAACATGGTCGACGAGTTCTATGACCGCAACGTCAAGCTGATCATCTCGGCTGAAGTCGAACTCAAGGACTTGTACACCGGCGGGCGCCTGAACTTCGAGTTCCAGCGCACCCTCAGCCGTCTGCTGGAAATGCAGTCTCACGAATACCTGACCAGGGCGCACAAACCCTAG